Proteins co-encoded in one Populus trichocarpa isolate Nisqually-1 chromosome 10, P.trichocarpa_v4.1, whole genome shotgun sequence genomic window:
- the LOC7459046 gene encoding homeobox-leucine zipper protein ATHB-13 isoform X1 translates to MTCNGMAFFPTNFMLQISHDQDDHQPPTSLNPILPSPQDFHGVASFIGKRSSMSFSGIDACHEEGNGEDELSDDGSQAGEKKRRLNMEQVKTLEKNFELGNKLEPERKMQLARALGLQPRQIAIWFQNRRARWKTKQLEKDYDLLKRQFDAIKAENDALQAQNQKLHAEVISCKNLTHHRLAIEILTLKSREPTEPINLNKETEGSSSNRSENSSDIKLDISRTPAIDSPLSNHHPTSRSFFPSSSSSIRPAGVAIRPTGVAQLFQTNPSRPDIQCQKIDQLVKEENLGNMFCSIEDQSGFWPWLEQQHFN, encoded by the exons ATGACGTGCAATGGGATGGCTTTCTTCCCAACAAATTTCATGCTCCAGATTTCTCATGATCAAGATGATCATCAACCTCCCACATCTCTCAATCCAATTCTACCCTCACCCCAAGATTTCCATG GGGTGGCATCATTTATAGGGAAGAGATCATCAATGTCATTTTCAGGGATTGATGCGTGTCATGAAGAAGGCAATGGAGAAGATGAGTTGTCTGATGATGGCTCACAAGCAGgagaaaagaagaggaggcTCAATATGGAACAAGTCAAGACTCTTGAAAAAAACTTTGAGTTGGGTAACAAGCTTGAACCTGAGAGAAAAATGCAACTGGCTAGAGCTCTTGGTCTGCAGCCAAGACAGATTGCTATATGGTTCCAAAACAGGAGGGCCAGATGGAAAACCAAACAACTAGAGAAAGATTATGATCTCCTCAAGAGACAGTTTGATGCTATTAAAGCCGAAAACGATGCGCTACAAGCACAGAACCAGAAACTTCATGCGGAGGTAATTAGCTGCAAGAATTTGACACATCATCGACTGGCTATAGAG ATATTGACACTGAAAAGCAGAGAACCGACTGAACCTATCAACCTCAACAAAGAAACAGAGGGTTCTAGCAGTAATAGAAGTGAAAACAGCTCTGATATCAAGTTGGATATCTCGAGGACGCCAGCAATTGACAGCCCTCTATCTAATCATCATCCAACGAGTAGATCCTTTTTcccctcatcatcatcatctataaGGCCTGCAGGCGTTGCTATAAGACCTACAGGTGTTGCTCAACTCTTCCAAACAAACCCTTCAAGGCCTGATATTCAATGCCAGAAGATTGATCAATTAGTCAAAGAAGAAAATCTTGGCAATATGTTCTGTAGCATCGAAGATCAATCTGGATTTTGGCCCTGGCTTGAGCAACAacatttcaattaa
- the LOC7459046 gene encoding homeobox-leucine zipper protein ATHB-13 isoform X2 encodes MTCNGMAFFPTNFMLQISHDQDDHQPPTSLNPILPSPQDFHGVASFIGKRSSMSFSGIDACHEEGNGEDELSDDGSQAGEKKRRLNMEQVKTLEKNFELGNKLEPERKMQLARALGLQPRQIAIWFQNRRARWKTKQLEKDYDLLKRQFDAIKAENDALQAQNQKLHAEILTLKSREPTEPINLNKETEGSSSNRSENSSDIKLDISRTPAIDSPLSNHHPTSRSFFPSSSSSIRPAGVAIRPTGVAQLFQTNPSRPDIQCQKIDQLVKEENLGNMFCSIEDQSGFWPWLEQQHFN; translated from the exons ATGACGTGCAATGGGATGGCTTTCTTCCCAACAAATTTCATGCTCCAGATTTCTCATGATCAAGATGATCATCAACCTCCCACATCTCTCAATCCAATTCTACCCTCACCCCAAGATTTCCATG GGGTGGCATCATTTATAGGGAAGAGATCATCAATGTCATTTTCAGGGATTGATGCGTGTCATGAAGAAGGCAATGGAGAAGATGAGTTGTCTGATGATGGCTCACAAGCAGgagaaaagaagaggaggcTCAATATGGAACAAGTCAAGACTCTTGAAAAAAACTTTGAGTTGGGTAACAAGCTTGAACCTGAGAGAAAAATGCAACTGGCTAGAGCTCTTGGTCTGCAGCCAAGACAGATTGCTATATGGTTCCAAAACAGGAGGGCCAGATGGAAAACCAAACAACTAGAGAAAGATTATGATCTCCTCAAGAGACAGTTTGATGCTATTAAAGCCGAAAACGATGCGCTACAAGCACAGAACCAGAAACTTCATGCGGAG ATATTGACACTGAAAAGCAGAGAACCGACTGAACCTATCAACCTCAACAAAGAAACAGAGGGTTCTAGCAGTAATAGAAGTGAAAACAGCTCTGATATCAAGTTGGATATCTCGAGGACGCCAGCAATTGACAGCCCTCTATCTAATCATCATCCAACGAGTAGATCCTTTTTcccctcatcatcatcatctataaGGCCTGCAGGCGTTGCTATAAGACCTACAGGTGTTGCTCAACTCTTCCAAACAAACCCTTCAAGGCCTGATATTCAATGCCAGAAGATTGATCAATTAGTCAAAGAAGAAAATCTTGGCAATATGTTCTGTAGCATCGAAGATCAATCTGGATTTTGGCCCTGGCTTGAGCAACAacatttcaattaa